The DNA region CTATACAAATACAGCAGGTGCTAAATTAATTGATTATGTTAATGCAATAAAAAATATAGGTGAGATGTACTCTTTAAGAGTTATAGACCAATATAGATTTAGTGGTATATCAAAAAAGAATTTAAGTACTTTAACAGCTGACGGTTTACATCCTAATGATGTCGGAGCTATTTACCAAGGAAAGTATGTTACTAATGAGTTAAGATAGGAGGTTAAAGTCATGAGTAAAGAAGAGTTTGAAACATAATATTGTAAAAACGCTTGTGTAACAAAAGATGAATATGATAAGTATTTTACTACTATCTCAAGTGATGATGGCAAAGGTTGGATAGTTTCTCATAAGCCTAGTGAAGAGAAATAAGAATATTAAATTTAAGGGCTTAGATTAATTATTAATCTAGTCCTTTTTATTATGCAAAAAATCAGGAGGTGTGATATGAATAATGAAATAGTAGAATTAAAAATTAACGAACATACAGAAACACTAGAAAATCATGGGGAAAGACTTAGTACCTTAGAAAAAAAAGACATTAAACATGATGACAACATAGGAATGCTATGTGAAAAAATTGATGGTTTAATAAAATTATATAATAAAATGCTACTTGCTGTTCTTGGAGGAATGGCAGGAGTATTGATAAAAATTTTATTTTTTTAAATAGGGAGATGTAAATATATGAAAGGAATAGATTTAAATTCAGCTAACAATGTTAGTAATTGGAACTTAGTTGCTAAAGACGGTGTTCAGGTTTTAATTAATAAAGCTACAGAAGCTAATTTCTATCAAGATAAGTATTTATCTTATCGTTATAATACTGTTCGATCTTTAGGCATTAAAATGGGAGTGTATCATTTTGCTGGTAAACATGGTGTAGAAAATGAAGCTCAATATTTTTTAAATTATATTAAAGGATATAAATTTGATACAATTGTATTCCTTGATATAGAACAGCCACCAGCTAGTTATGGTTGGTCGTGGACTAAAGGAATGGCAATAGATTATGTTAATAAATTTGTTGCCATAATTAATAAAGCAGGATATGAAGTGGGTATTTATACAGGTGAATACTTCTATAATGATTTTTTGAGAGGAAATATACGAAGTGATTTGAAACTTTGGATAGCTAAATATAGTTCTAATCCACCAGTGAATTACCCTAATATTTCATGGCAGTTTACCGAAAGTGGACATGTTAATGGTGTGGATGGAGGATGTGATGTAAATTACTTTAATGAAAATATTTTACTAAATGGTAATAATGTAAATCCTGCACCACAACCATCAATCAATATAAATAATATACAGGAGGATGTAAAAATGAATCCAATTAGAATGGGGGAGAATAGCCCTCGAGTTAAATTACTACAAAGCATTATGAAGATATTAATAAATGATGGAATCTCAATTGATAGAGCATTTGGACAACAGACTTATAATGCAGTGGTTAAATATCAGCAGATAATGGGCATTTCAGCAGATGGAATCGTAGGAGTAAATACCATAAATACACTTTTGAATGACTTAAAAGTAGGATGGTTTAAAGCATAGGAGATGATATTATGATAGAAATAATTTTAGGTGTTTCTATCTTTTTTAATATATTTTTATATTGTAAAAAGCAACATTATATTAATCAAGTTATTGAAACACAAAGATCATTACAAGAAAAAGAATTAGAGTGTAATTTATATAAAAATAAATAAAGGGGTAATGTAAAATGAATAAACAAATATTAATTAAAAATCTTAAATCTAAAACATTTTGGGTAGCTATTGGAGCATTTGTATTATACTTATTACATTCAGCAGGTGTTGGTGTTGTAGATACACAGTATAACGATATAATTAATGCTGTATTGCAGTTATTAGTGTTAATGGGAATATTAAATAGTCCACAGATTGATACAGAAGTAAAATAAATATATAAGGGGGTGTCGCCAGAAATGGTGATACCCCTTTTTTTTCGACTTTATAATTGTTACGTAATTTTAGAAGGATGCGAAATATTATCGTTGATTAAATACTTTAGATATTAATATCATATTCCATCCTTTTAGCTGTAGCATTAGCTATTTCTTCACCTAAAAGTTTTTTAATAATATAAAATGACATATTAATTCCAGCTGATATGCCACCTGATGTAATAATAGGAGTTTCATCTATGAACTTAACATTACGCTGGACTCTAACTTTAGTATATTCCTTTTCTAACCTATCAATGTCCATCCAATGTGTTGTAGCTTGTTTCCCATCTAATAAGCCAGCTTCAGCCAATAAGAATGCACCAGTACATACAGATGCCATTATATAGACATTATTCATATTTTTCTTAATCCAGTTTATAATCTTTGGATTGTGAATTTCAATTTCTTCTGCTCCATATCCTCCAGGTATAATTAAAATATCAAACTGTGGAGCATCATAGAAATCATAATCAGGCTGAAATTTCAACCCATTATGAGCCTTTATTAAGTCTTTTGTTTGGGCAACTGTAGTTACTTTGAATGGTTTTTGATTACATTCGGTATATGTAGTAATGGAAAACACCTCAAATGGACCAGCAAAATCTAATACCTCAACTTCATTAAAAAGTAAAATGCCAACATTTTTCTGTTCTAACACCTTCTCATCTCCCCAAATATCTTTAATTTTAATTATAGTATCATACTGACATACTGATTCGCAAAATTAAACAATTACGTCTTAATGCATATAACAATTATACCTTGGTTTAAGTAGTATTTCTAGGATTTATTTTAATGTTTTGGGAATTAATATACTACATTACATAATTTAAATGATAAAATGTAAAAAGTTATTGACATTTTATATAGTAATTGTTAAAATGAAAATGTAAATAATATTTTACATTTTGGGAGATGATTTTATGAAAAAAATGGATGAAATGGAAATGAGCATTAATTTAAACGCAATCAAATGGAGTCACATTTTTACCAGTGTTTCTTTATTAGTATGGTCTGTCTATGATTTCACTCATACAAATAAGCCTTCACTTGCTTTTTTTATCTTAATTATGTCAAATTTAATTTATTTCTTTATAAGCCAAATTTCTAAATGGAAAATGGGCGATATAAATGGACGTAAAGCTATCATTCACTATTT from Clostridium pasteurianum BC1 includes:
- a CDS encoding DJ-1/PfpI family protein, with translation MLEQKNVGILLFNEVEVLDFAGPFEVFSITTYTECNQKPFKVTTVAQTKDLIKAHNGLKFQPDYDFYDAPQFDILIIPGGYGAEEIEIHNPKIINWIKKNMNNVYIMASVCTGAFLLAEAGLLDGKQATTHWMDIDRLEKEYTKVRVQRNVKFIDETPIITSGGISAGINMSFYIIKKLLGEEIANATAKRMEYDINI
- a CDS encoding small integral membrane protein, which translates into the protein MNKQILIKNLKSKTFWVAIGAFVLYLLHSAGVGVVDTQYNDIINAVLQLLVLMGILNSPQIDTEVK
- a CDS encoding GH25 family lysozyme yields the protein MKGIDLNSANNVSNWNLVAKDGVQVLINKATEANFYQDKYLSYRYNTVRSLGIKMGVYHFAGKHGVENEAQYFLNYIKGYKFDTIVFLDIEQPPASYGWSWTKGMAIDYVNKFVAIINKAGYEVGIYTGEYFYNDFLRGNIRSDLKLWIAKYSSNPPVNYPNISWQFTESGHVNGVDGGCDVNYFNENILLNGNNVNPAPQPSININNIQEDVKMNPIRMGENSPRVKLLQSIMKILINDGISIDRAFGQQTYNAVVKYQQIMGISADGIVGVNTINTLLNDLKVGWFKA